The Spirosoma sp. SC4-14 DNA window TATCAACAACACCTCGAACCGCGACCGGTTGTTTGGCGATGTTAACCTGACCTATAAACTGAACGATCACTTCCGCGTACAGGGCTGGTTGCGTCGGAATCAGCGTAACACCAATTACGAAAACAAAACGCCAACGATTATTGAACTGAGCGGTGCGCAAACCGGCCAGAAAGCCAGCTATTCGACTGGCCAGATTACCGAACGCGAAGATAATTACGAGTTTTTGACAACCTACGAAAACCACTTTGGTGATTTTGACCTGAATGCCAACGTTGGAGGAAACATCCGTGATAATACCTACAGACGGGTCGACCTGAGTACGAATGGCGGTTTGTTTGTGCCGGATCTGTTTACGATTGGTAACTCGCTACAGCAGTTTACGCAAACCAACAACCGTTTCCGCAAAACGGTCCGTAGTATCTATGGGCGGGCGTCGCTGGGCTGGCGTAGCCTGATCTATTTGGAAGTGACGGGACGTAATGACTGGAGTTCGGCACTGCCTGTAAATAATAACTCGTATTTCTATCCGTCGGTAGGGGGTAGCTTTGTGTTCTCTGAGCTGACTCGCGAGTCGCTGCCATTCCTGTCGTTCGGTAAGTTACGGGCCAGTTGGGCGCAGGTCGGATCGGATCTGAACCCGTATCAGTTGGCGTTGACTTATGCTGTCGATCAGGCAAAATATAACGGAACGAACAGCCTGATGACAACGCCGAATCTGCTGCCGAATGCTGGTATTATTCCGTCACTGTCGTCGGCTTACGAGATGGGTATCGACCTGAGCTTCCTGCGCAATCGGGTGGGTTTAGCGTTTACGTATTATCACGAAAACAAAATCAACGAAATCCTGAATGTCGATGTAACGGCAACGAGTGGTTTCACCCAGAAGGTGATTAACGCGGGCCGGATTGAACGCGACGGGGTCGAAATTCAGTTGAATGGCAAACCTGTTGTTGGTAAAAACTTCAACTGGGACATGACCCTGAACTTTGCCGTCAATACGTCGCGGATCATCAGTCTGGCACCGGGAGTAAATTCGATTCAGGCAACCTCGGCCGTCCCCTTTGGCCAAACAGCACAGTCCTATACTACAAATGATGCTTTTGGCTATGCCTATGTTATTCACTCGACGGGTGTCGACAATGGTGGCAACAACAAATGGGGGCAGTTGCGCGGCAATGGCATTGTGTATAAAGATGGTCAGCCTGTCATAAACTCCGATGGTACCTATCAGTTTGCCACGAACCAGTACTTTGGCACCGTATTGCCTTCGTTTACAGGTGGTTTTGTAAACAATCTGCGTTATAAGGATTTTAACCTGGCGTTTAGCATCGACTTCCAGAATGGCGGCAAATACTTCTCGCTGTCGAATCACTGGGGAACGTACTCAGGCTTGTATGCCGAAACGGCGGCTACCAACGACAAAGGCAAAAATGTTCGCGACGCGGTTGCCGATGGTGGTGGAGTCCATGTAAAAGGGGTAAACGAGAATGGAGAAGCGGTGGATACCTACGTTGATGCTTATGATTATTATCACCAGTTTGGTAATAATAAAATCATAACTCCATCCGTTTTCGATGCTTCCTATGTGAAACTGCGTGAAGTTAGCCTGGGCTATCGGTTACCGCTGAAGCCAAACAAGTATTTCCAGTCGGTCAACCTGTCGGTGGTGGCTCGTAACCCCTGGCTGATTTATGCGACCAACCGCAACATCGACCCATCGGAGTTGTCGCAGCGGTTTGGTGAAAATGGTCAGCAGCCTGGCACCCGTTCACTTGGTTTCAACATTCGTTTAGGACTCTAGAAATAACCTGAGACAATCGCATTGCTCAGCCTATCATTAGCATTCAAATGACAACGATAAAACATAAAGTTCTGACACTCGGTCTGCTTTCTGCACTGGGTTTCATGACCAGTTGCAGCGATTTTGGCAGTGAGAACATAACCCCCAACGCTGCCTCGACGCCCGTAACGTCGGCTCTGTTAACGGAAGCCATTACCGGGGTTCCGCCAACTACCTCAACGGGGGCTTTGCTGGATGGAGTAGCCGGACGGCTAACCGGTTTGGCTACCGAGCCTCGGTTATTTGCGCAATACTGGTCGCAGACGCAGTATCCCGAAAGCTCGCTATATTCGACAACGTTTGCCGACTGGAACCGGTATTATGCCGTTACACTGGAAGATCTGCAAACGATTATCGACTACAATAATGATCCTGCTACGAAAGCCTATGTGGCGCAGTTTGGCTCGAATAATAATCAACTGGCCATTGCCCGCATCCTGAAAGCGTATATGTTCTGGGTGATAACGGACCGTTGGGGTGATGTGCCATACTTCGATGCGCTGAAGAAAAACACGCAGGTCAAATACGATTCGCAGCAGGCTATTTATGCCGATCTGTTCAAGGAACTGAAAGAAGCATCAGCTCAGTTTGACGATGGCAAAGTGTTTAGTGGCGATATTATCTACAATGGCAGTGCCGCCAAATGGAAGAAGTTTGCTAACTCGATGCGAATGTTGATGGCATTGCGGCTCACTAAAGTAGATCCGGCTACGGGGAAAACCGAGTTTGCGGCTGCTTATTCCGATGCCGCAGGCTATATCAGCACCAATGCCGATAATGCATTTGTGCAGTATACGGATGCCAACCAGTTCCGGAATCCGGATAATGCGCTGTTCGATGGTCGGAACGACTACGCCGTCAGCGATGTACTGGTCGATAAACTGAAAGCACTCAGCGATCCACGGCTGCCGGTTTATGCCGCTCCAACGTCGTCGGGCGAATATTCGGGCCTGCCGTATGGTTTAAACCGGAACCTGCTGATTCAGTATACAGGCGAGCATGAGTCGTCGGCACCGGGTACCAAAATTTTGTCGAGAACCCAGCCGGGTTATATGATTACGGCGGCTCAGATGCTCCTGGCCAAATCGGAAGCCGCTGTTCGGGGCTGGATTTCCGACGATGCAATGGCGGCTTACAATGCAGCCATCAAAGCATCGTGGGAGCAGTATGGCGTTTATGATGCAGCCAAATTTGCGGCCTACACAACAAGCGCTGCTGTTGCACCAACGCAGGCCGATTTTCTGGCTAAAATAGGAGATCAGCGCTGGATTGCACTGTATCCGAATGGTACTGAAGCCTGGATCGAGTGGCGCCGTACGGGGTATCCCGATTTGAAGCCAACTCCTTATGCCGTTAATGATAGCAAGGAGATTCCGCGTCGGTATGGCTATCCGAACACCGAGCCAACTCTAAACACGGCGGCTTATAATGAAGCAATCAGTAAGCTCTCGAATGGCGATAAAACCAGCTCGCCCGTTTGGTGGGATAAGTAGCCATCTTAGTTGATTTTATCTGTGCAGAAGGAGATCCTAAACGGTCTCCTTCTGTATTTTAAGCCATTTTGGAAACGTATCGTTTTAACAAAAAAAAGCGGGCCGACATGATCAGACCGCTTTTTGCATTACGCTTTATCCAACTATTAAATTAATTCTACATGATTAGCACGTTAAAACGTACAATGAAACATCTGCTCCATTGATTTAGGGCAAACGAGATTACAAAAGAACTCAGCCTAACCTTCTGACTGGTCTACCGTCGAATAAATAAACCGGAAAAGTATATGAACAATTCCTGTTTTTAGACAAATCAAATAAATATTCATATATTAAATATGTTTTTTCTATGTTTTGTGAATGCTTATAACCTACTATTTATTAAGCGGTAGGTAAGCTGGTACGAAGGGTAAATGTTATTTATTTTGCTTGTTAAGTACAATACAAATAGTCTTATTTTCATGATTGGTAAGGTTGATATTGTCAGAAGTTTAAAGGCGTAACGTATCAAACCTTTTTGGGGCAGCGGAGTTATTCTTAGTAGAAACAATACTCAACGCGATGAACAACGACACCAACGATGTAAAGCGCCGGGAAGCGCAGATTAATGGTCGAACGGAAGGCCCCTTCGGTTCTGACGATACGGATGTCGATCTGCGAAAGCAGGATAATAAGCATCAATATGAGCAGGAAAATTCGGCCAACGGCCTCGATAGCCTACAGGTAAGAGGTGGGCAGGATGGTCGAAATGACCGCGCTATTGGGAGTACCGACATGGATAGCAAAAATGGTATCCTGCGCATGGGCGATCAGAACAATAGCACAATGGAAGTAACGCAGGAGGGGCTCGATAGTGCGGTTGAACAACAGGAAAATACCAATACTGCTATGGTTGATGTTACAACCAGCGGCCCCGACGATTATGCTTCGGCCAGGCAGGTGGGTACGCCCGAAGCCGAGCAGGAAGCCAAGGAGCAGAACAATAAAAAGCAGTCGGAGAATCAGCCGAAAAATTCCGACTCAGAATCGCAACAGGACGCTGATGACGAAATAGCCCAGACCGGCACCGATCTGAGCTATAAACCAGCTTATTAGAACTAGTCATTGGAATCTGGCCATTAAAACTCAACACTAAACCAATCAACGTTATGAGCGTAAGTAGCAAAAGCCGGAAAGAAAGCACTGAGTCATTTGCGGCTCAGCAAATGCACAACACAATGGGTATTGCACCCGAACTGGCACAATTGAACGATAAAAATCTGGACAACGATCTGCCGTCGCGCGTGGCAGACAGCAATGATACCGATGTGCCGGGCGATGTTGATGTAGCAGAGGCACTGGCAACCGAAAATGGCGATCAGCCAACGGCTGCTGATGTCGAAGAAGCTAAGCGGGCTTCGTGGGGGCAACCACCGTTGCCCGCCGAAGCCGACTGGAATCAACGTACGAACGAGGGAGCTGTCCCAATAACTCGTACGGATGAGCCCGACCAGACATTGGGTAATTCGTAGCGATTATTTTTCGAGAAAATGAAGGGCGAACCACTGGTTCGCCTTTTTTTGTGGTTGGGATGTAAACGTAGGGTATTCATGAAGCTCAGTGCCGTAATGCAACAGGTATTCGTCCGCTATCCGGTTGGCTGGGCCATCCTAACTGTTGGTATGCTTTTGGTGGCGTTGGTGTCGCATTTAGGCTACCTGCCGCTCGATACCAGTTCCGATGAGCCACGTCGGGCGTTGGTGGCCCTGGAAATGATTCTGTCGGGCGATTACATAACACCAACACTGAACGGTGAGCTTTATTTCAACAAACCCCCGCTCTATAACTGGATTCTTGTCGTATTCTATCGGCTGTTTGAAAGTTATTCGTCGTTTACCGTACGATTTCCGGTGATTGTTTCATTGGCATTGCTTGGGTTAACTGTTTTTGGATTTGTGCGGCACTATGCAAATGTTGCCGCCGTAAAGTCGGGATGGTTCGCTTTTGTGGTGGCCCTGATGGTATTAACAAACGGCCGGGTTCTGATTTATGATTCACTCTGGAGTTCGATCGATATTCCGTTTGCTCTCCTGACATATCTGTCGATGATGCTGGTGTATCATTTCGACCGTCAGCAACGATACTGGCCATTGTTCCTGAGTACTTATGTCCTGACAGCGCTGGGATTTCTCACAAAAGGATTGCCCTCTGTCGTATTTCAGGGCCTTACGTTAATTAGCTGGTTTGCCTATACCCGACAGTTCAACCGACTGTTGCAGGCAGCACACTGGGCCGGAATCGGTTTATTTCTGGTCATTGTTGGCAGCTATTACATGGCCTATTTTACGCGTAATCAGATTCCACTCGGTAGTGTTGCCAGCGTTCTGTTCGACGAAAGTGCAAAACGCACCGTAGTAACATTTGGTATTGGCCAAACGCTGCTACACCTGATCACCTTTCCGTTCGAGATGATTTATCATTTTGTTCCGTATCTGTTATTGCTCGTTCTTCTTTTCCGTCGTGGTATTGTGGCCATCATCCGGGCCAATTCGTTTATTGCCTTCAATGCCGTTGTCTTTCTGGCAAACTGTTGGGTATACTGGTCGTCTCCGCAGGTCTACGCCCGGTATCTGATTGGCCTGCTGCCACTGGTATTTACAGTCCTGGCCTACATGTATTACGAGTATAGCCAGCCAACCGATAAGCCGCGCTTGTGGGTCGAACGTATCTGGATTACATTGAGCATCATAGTTACCATTGGCTCCTGGGTGGCTTTGCTTCATCCAAAAACCCGAATTGTAGACGGAATTGGCTGGAAAACAACGGTTGTGTTTTGCCTGCTGGCTCTCAGTACATGGGCACTATGGCAGGATACCGGCAACCGGCTTATGCGGATGCTACTCGTTATGATTGTGGTGCGAATCGGCATCAACTGGATTGCCCTGCCGGGTCGTCTGGCGTCGCGGCAGTTTTATAAAAATGAGTCTGAACGAATTGCCCGCGAAAGTATGGGTTATCCGCTATACGGTTTTCGCCAAACCATTAGTCAGCCTGTGGGTGCTACTGATGTGAATTCGTTTCACATCGAAGCCGTGCGGGGCGAAATCCTGCGATTGACAGATCAGGTGCATCCCGGTGCTTATTATATTGCCGATTCGGCCAGTTTAGCGGGAGAACACTATCAGATCATCGACACGATGCGCTTGTTTGATCGGCATTCGGCAAAACTGGTTCTGTTTAAGTAACAGACTCAATCAGTGGTGGGCAGGTAGCGTGTTGTTCGCACAATCACTTAGTATGGCGTAGTAAACAACACCTGTGCTGCCTGAACTGGCAGGAGCACTCCTAACCTTACTTTTGTTTCAATGTCGCTAAGACGCTCGCGCAAACCTGGCTGCTGAAAAAAACGAGTGTTAAGTTCTTCCTGTACCAACGATCGAAACCAGGTTAACTGTTGTTCCTGCCGTCGGTGGAGGTGATAGCCGTTCTGGTGGGTTAGCTGCTGATGGTCAGTAATTGTTTGCCAGAGGTTGCCTATGCCCTCGCCCGTAAGAGCCGAGCAGGTAAGCACCGGAGGGAACCAGCCTGTGCCGGTGGGAGGAAAAAGATGAAGTGCATTCTGGTAGTCGACGCGAGCCCGGTTGGCCGTTGCCATGTTTGAGCCATCGGCTTTGGTAATGGCCAATGCATCGGCCAGTTCCATAATTCCGCGTTTCATGCCCTGTAGTTCATCGCCCGCACCGGCCAGCATGAGCAACAGAAAGAAATCGACCATACCATGAACTACTGTTTCTGATTGACCTACTCCTACGGTTTCAACCAGAATAATATCGAAACCGGCTGCTTCGCAAAGCAGCATGGTTTCGCGGGTCCGACGCGCTACGCCACCCAGTGAATCGCCCGCTGGCGTTGGTCGAATATAGGCATTCGGGTTCAGTGAGAGGGTTTCCATACGGGTTTTGTCGCCCAGTAAACTACCGCCCGAACGCTGGCTGGTAGGGTCAACGGCCAACACCGCCAGTCGATGACCACGTTCGGTCAAAAGTGAGCCCAGCGACTCGATAAAGGTACTTTTTCCAACACCGGGTACTCCCGTTATGCCTACCCGAATGGAGGCTCCATTGCCCAGTAAATCATGCCCCGAGTTATGACCTACTACCGTAGCTAATACGTCCTGCGCCAGGGCCTGATCGTCGGCACGTCGGCTTTCAATGAGCGTAATGGCCCGGCTCAGCAATAGCCGGTCGCCTGCCAGAATACCAGTTGCATATTGATCGGAAGAGAGTCGGGTTCGCATGGTTATAAAATCCGGTCAACCAGTCGTAAAAACGGGGCCAGTTCTGTGGTTCGTTCGGTTAGCCAGAGGAGCCTCATTTCGGCTTTCTGAGGTAGGTTGGTGAGCTCTATGGTTTTGATGCGAAGATTTTGACCACGCAGGGTCGAAATCGGTTCTATAGAAATACCCATTCCGGCTTCTACCAACCGCAGCACTGTTCCCGAATAGGCCGACTCATAGGCAATATGAGGCAGAAAGCCATATTGCTGGCACAGTGCCTGAATACTTTCTACGTAGCCATTTCCTTCTGACTGGGGCGGTAAAATAAACGACTCCTGGGCTAAAACCGATAGATCGGTAAAATTTTCGACAGCAATAGGGTGGTTTTCGGGCAATAAGACCACAAAATTTTCGGCGTAAACTACCCGGCTGCTAATGCTGGGTGGCGTAATCACATTAGGGGAAAAGCCAACATCGATTTCCCGATTCTGAAGCGCTTCCAACTGGTATCGATTGGTTGTTTCCATCAGTAGCGCTTTCAGGTCTGGCGTTTGTTCGCGGATGCTGATCAGCAGTTTGGGCAACACCGACTGCATGGCCGAGCTAGCGTGGCCAATACGGATTTCGCCCGCTTCGCCCCGATGAATCTGGGCCGTTCGTTTAAACGTCTGGTCGAGCTGTTCGAGCAGCCGACCAGCTTCCTGCTGTAGATATAAACCGGCAGGCGTTAGCGTAACAGTGCGTTTATCGCGTTTAAAGAGCAACGCGCCTAGTTCCGATTCTAATTGCTGAATCTGACGACTGAGGGCCGGTTGGGCAATAAAAATACGTTCGGCCGTTCGGCGGTAGTTCAGCGTGTCGGCCAGAACCAGAAAATGCTTCAGTTGATAAATATCCATTGATGCCGTTGTGCTATCAATTCATCAAAAATAAGTATTTCTCTGTATCAGACCGAATCAATTACTTTGTGTAGTACAACATAATCACTCAATCTGTAACCCATCATGGACAATCTGCTAACAGCGGCTTATTCGCCCGAACGGTTTCGGCAGCAGGCACACACACTGGTCGATTTACTGGCCGACCAGCTAAATCAGGACGAACGATCCAATGAGCCGGTATTGCCTTATGCAGAGCCCGATGAACTGCTGGCCTATTGGCAGGCCGATTTCCAGAAGCCCATCGATGGTGATCCCCTACCCGTGCTGACTGATATTGTGAAACGATCTATCCACTTGCATAATC harbors:
- a CDS encoding LysR substrate-binding domain-containing protein: MDIYQLKHFLVLADTLNYRRTAERIFIAQPALSRQIQQLESELGALLFKRDKRTVTLTPAGLYLQQEAGRLLEQLDQTFKRTAQIHRGEAGEIRIGHASSAMQSVLPKLLISIREQTPDLKALLMETTNRYQLEALQNREIDVGFSPNVITPPSISSRVVYAENFVVLLPENHPIAVENFTDLSVLAQESFILPPQSEGNGYVESIQALCQQYGFLPHIAYESAYSGTVLRLVEAGMGISIEPISTLRGQNLRIKTIELTNLPQKAEMRLLWLTERTTELAPFLRLVDRIL
- the meaB gene encoding methylmalonyl Co-A mutase-associated GTPase MeaB, translating into MRTRLSSDQYATGILAGDRLLLSRAITLIESRRADDQALAQDVLATVVGHNSGHDLLGNGASIRVGITGVPGVGKSTFIESLGSLLTERGHRLAVLAVDPTSQRSGGSLLGDKTRMETLSLNPNAYIRPTPAGDSLGGVARRTRETMLLCEAAGFDIILVETVGVGQSETVVHGMVDFFLLLMLAGAGDELQGMKRGIMELADALAITKADGSNMATANRARVDYQNALHLFPPTGTGWFPPVLTCSALTGEGIGNLWQTITDHQQLTHQNGYHLHRRQEQQLTWFRSLVQEELNTRFFQQPGLRERLSDIETKVRLGVLLPVQAAQVLFTTPY
- a CDS encoding SusD/RagB family nutrient-binding outer membrane lipoprotein, producing MTTIKHKVLTLGLLSALGFMTSCSDFGSENITPNAASTPVTSALLTEAITGVPPTTSTGALLDGVAGRLTGLATEPRLFAQYWSQTQYPESSLYSTTFADWNRYYAVTLEDLQTIIDYNNDPATKAYVAQFGSNNNQLAIARILKAYMFWVITDRWGDVPYFDALKKNTQVKYDSQQAIYADLFKELKEASAQFDDGKVFSGDIIYNGSAAKWKKFANSMRMLMALRLTKVDPATGKTEFAAAYSDAAGYISTNADNAFVQYTDANQFRNPDNALFDGRNDYAVSDVLVDKLKALSDPRLPVYAAPTSSGEYSGLPYGLNRNLLIQYTGEHESSAPGTKILSRTQPGYMITAAQMLLAKSEAAVRGWISDDAMAAYNAAIKASWEQYGVYDAAKFAAYTTSAAVAPTQADFLAKIGDQRWIALYPNGTEAWIEWRRTGYPDLKPTPYAVNDSKEIPRRYGYPNTEPTLNTAAYNEAISKLSNGDKTSSPVWWDK
- a CDS encoding glycosyl transferase, translating into MKLSAVMQQVFVRYPVGWAILTVGMLLVALVSHLGYLPLDTSSDEPRRALVALEMILSGDYITPTLNGELYFNKPPLYNWILVVFYRLFESYSSFTVRFPVIVSLALLGLTVFGFVRHYANVAAVKSGWFAFVVALMVLTNGRVLIYDSLWSSIDIPFALLTYLSMMLVYHFDRQQRYWPLFLSTYVLTALGFLTKGLPSVVFQGLTLISWFAYTRQFNRLLQAAHWAGIGLFLVIVGSYYMAYFTRNQIPLGSVASVLFDESAKRTVVTFGIGQTLLHLITFPFEMIYHFVPYLLLLVLLFRRGIVAIIRANSFIAFNAVVFLANCWVYWSSPQVYARYLIGLLPLVFTVLAYMYYEYSQPTDKPRLWVERIWITLSIIVTIGSWVALLHPKTRIVDGIGWKTTVVFCLLALSTWALWQDTGNRLMRMLLVMIVVRIGINWIALPGRLASRQFYKNESERIARESMGYPLYGFRQTISQPVGATDVNSFHIEAVRGEILRLTDQVHPGAYYIADSASLAGEHYQIIDTMRLFDRHSAKLVLFK
- a CDS encoding SusC/RagA family TonB-linked outer membrane protein, with product MRKLLMAQLLLCLLSLPLLAQDIAVSGKVTSTEDGSPLPGVNISIKGTTRGTSSNATGDYQLNAPAGSTLVFSFIGFITQEVKIGNQTSINVSLVSDAAQLQEVVVTALGIKRDAKSISFATQQVSAEQLTVTRQPDAGNALAGKVAGLQVLSQAGSKLGSGAVVRIRGAASLVDKNPLYVIDGTPLTSDSDTPGSLDINSDDIENISVLKGPNATALYGQRGDAGVIVITTKKGLNRKGIGVDINSTTTFEQVNIIPKYQNSYGGGGESDWRTFNWAPGNPVEWKALDGKRYHDYSDDASWGPKIDGGEYIPWYSWYPGSPYSFKTAAYTAQPNNVRDYYNTGKSFNNSISLRGGGTGYNIRMSYTNLNQTGVLPNTSLKRNYVTAAASYDLGKHLTAGINFNFTTEKLFGSFDDGYGNYSGAGSFNQWFHRDLDMGIMRELRDLHTPIGALASWNHTNPTATTNFNSTTFNKGNYWYNWYSYQDNINNTSNRDRLFGDVNLTYKLNDHFRVQGWLRRNQRNTNYENKTPTIIELSGAQTGQKASYSTGQITEREDNYEFLTTYENHFGDFDLNANVGGNIRDNTYRRVDLSTNGGLFVPDLFTIGNSLQQFTQTNNRFRKTVRSIYGRASLGWRSLIYLEVTGRNDWSSALPVNNNSYFYPSVGGSFVFSELTRESLPFLSFGKLRASWAQVGSDLNPYQLALTYAVDQAKYNGTNSLMTTPNLLPNAGIIPSLSSAYEMGIDLSFLRNRVGLAFTYYHENKINEILNVDVTATSGFTQKVINAGRIERDGVEIQLNGKPVVGKNFNWDMTLNFAVNTSRIISLAPGVNSIQATSAVPFGQTAQSYTTNDAFGYAYVIHSTGVDNGGNNKWGQLRGNGIVYKDGQPVINSDGTYQFATNQYFGTVLPSFTGGFVNNLRYKDFNLAFSIDFQNGGKYFSLSNHWGTYSGLYAETAATNDKGKNVRDAVADGGGVHVKGVNENGEAVDTYVDAYDYYHQFGNNKIITPSVFDASYVKLREVSLGYRLPLKPNKYFQSVNLSVVARNPWLIYATNRNIDPSELSQRFGENGQQPGTRSLGFNIRLGL